The Prosthecobacter debontii genome has a segment encoding these proteins:
- a CDS encoding nucleoside deaminase gives MTTHDQRLLRLAIHLAQENLTTGVGGPFGAVIARGTDILATASNEVTSTNDPTAHAEVVAIRQACLSIGHYSLAGCILYASCEPCPMCLAATYWARIDRLYYAASRHDAAEAGFDDEFLYRELVLPVNERIIPTHQQLASEGAAIFTAWSAKTDKVMY, from the coding sequence ATGACGACCCATGACCAACGCCTGTTGCGCCTTGCCATTCACCTCGCCCAGGAAAATCTCACCACCGGCGTAGGCGGCCCTTTCGGGGCAGTCATTGCACGAGGCACGGACATCCTCGCCACGGCCAGCAATGAAGTCACCTCCACCAACGATCCCACGGCCCATGCCGAAGTGGTGGCCATCCGCCAAGCCTGCCTGTCCATCGGCCATTACTCGCTGGCCGGTTGCATCCTGTATGCCAGTTGTGAGCCCTGCCCCATGTGCCTAGCAGCCACCTATTGGGCACGTATCGATCGCCTCTATTACGCGGCCAGTCGGCACGATGCCGCCGAGGCGGGGTTCGACGATGAGTTCCTCTACCGCGAACTCGTGCTGCCTGTGAACGAACGCATCATCCCCACTCACCAACAGCTCGCCAGCGAGGGAGCCGCCATCTTCACCGCTTGGAGTGCGAAGACGGATAAGGTCATGTATTGA
- a CDS encoding calcium/sodium antiporter codes for MPAHPAMLTSLLFILLGLVLLYFGGEGLVRGSSSLALRLGLTPLVVGLTVVAFGTSAPELVVSIKAALDGQGAIAIGNVLGSNALNVGLILGLTALICPLAVQLQILRIDAPIMVAVSLLAGWVLADLQVSREEGVCLVLGLIGYVIFTVIYAKRVQEPVAVVVEYSEALPPPRGSVWRDVVFVLGGLALLVAGSRFMVDGAVSLARLFNISEAVIGLTIVAAGTSMPELVTCVVAALKKEPDIALGNIIGSNIFNILGILGGAALTRPLQGGGIQMTDIYVTVAFAIILVPILRTGTKLMRWEGALLLAAYMGYMAWLWPKP; via the coding sequence ATGCCCGCTCATCCGGCTATGCTCACCTCCCTGCTCTTTATTCTTCTCGGCCTTGTCCTGTTGTATTTCGGCGGGGAGGGGCTGGTGCGGGGGAGTTCGTCTCTGGCTCTGCGATTGGGACTAACGCCGCTGGTGGTGGGGCTGACGGTGGTGGCCTTTGGCACGAGTGCGCCGGAGTTGGTGGTGAGCATCAAGGCAGCGCTGGATGGTCAGGGGGCCATTGCGATTGGCAACGTGCTAGGCTCAAACGCGCTCAATGTCGGCCTGATCCTAGGGCTGACGGCGCTGATCTGCCCCCTGGCAGTGCAGCTCCAGATCCTACGCATCGATGCCCCCATCATGGTCGCCGTCTCCTTGCTCGCAGGCTGGGTCCTGGCCGATTTGCAAGTGAGTCGTGAGGAGGGCGTCTGCCTTGTCCTGGGCCTGATCGGTTACGTGATCTTCACGGTGATATATGCCAAGCGGGTGCAAGAGCCGGTGGCCGTCGTGGTTGAGTATTCCGAAGCCTTACCTCCACCGAGGGGCAGTGTCTGGCGGGATGTGGTCTTCGTCCTGGGCGGCCTGGCCCTGCTGGTCGCGGGTTCGCGCTTCATGGTGGATGGCGCCGTCAGTTTGGCGCGCCTCTTTAACATTAGCGAGGCGGTGATCGGCTTGACCATCGTGGCCGCTGGCACCAGCATGCCGGAACTGGTGACCTGCGTGGTCGCTGCCCTGAAAAAGGAGCCGGACATCGCGCTGGGAAACATCATTGGGTCGAATATTTTCAATATTCTCGGCATCCTTGGTGGTGCTGCTTTGACCCGCCCCCTCCAGGGCGGGGGTATCCAGATGACCGATATTTATGTCACTGTCGCGTTTGCCATTATCCTCGTGCCAATCCTGCGCACCGGGACTAAGCTGATGCGCTGGGAGGGGGCACTGCTGCTGGCCGCCTACATGGGCTACATGGCGTGGCTGTGGCCCAAGCCGTGA